In a single window of the Danio aesculapii chromosome 20, fDanAes4.1, whole genome shotgun sequence genome:
- the zmp:0000001074 gene encoding desmoglein-2-like protein isoform X1 gives MLRLLGLALVLFVTLQILSTGDCQKVSQKQRHKREWVIPSKKITENVDYSKTPIIGKIRSDMDDKVALRYTLRGPGINEPPVGCFMVEEYKGLVRIIQPLDREERSYYTLIGTAWYVVNGSIAEDNIQISVTVEDQNDNPPVFIKPERSSIYEGSPAGTFVTQVVATDADEPNTLHTKIAFSIINQEPKNNNHFFVVDKDSGIISLKNPALDREENSLYVLTIQAADMYGNATGNSATVTIPIDILDVNDNVPTLEKDEFSVSIDENEAPIEVLRIQAEDIDEVQTDNWLAEFAIVAGNEDGHFSIETDPRTNMGILYLNKPVDYESASNLDLSLIVANRAPPGAPLGNGAGAGSEAGASGSGGQSGAGGQSGSSGAGGQSGSSGTGGQSGSSGTGGQTGASGAGGQSGSSGAGGQPGASGAGSQLMLFGGSSNPGFSLSKLKSYLVKVNVKNKPDAPKFIPKVKPISVSENNKNSIPRVIDTYTATEEDTGRPAENVKYAKGYDPDNWISIDVDTAEIKLNKVPDRESPFVVNGTYYAKIICITDELSAKTSTGTIALQVEDLNDNCPILLNNMQIVCSHTKVVNVTAEDTDSDPNGAPLEFSLIQEKTKGKWNLQRIDDVSALLLAEDDLWPGFYQLTMEIRDKQGLACPTEQVLNLEVCTCSEGMGCGSKMSAVHTSSSANFGLPGIGFLVLGFLSLTLMLLFLIKCECGGTGNRFIDMPFEAKQHLISYSTETRGEDRDVPLMCPPPNLDDKGGNEMSNGHLRMVSAMNSKIPVDTIDALSSNQAVYTSSKMEGIVKESAFRGFYYDTDDVEQTVSRFQELEASLGAVLEDYLMQKSRYISVDDSTGEAITSYDYEGKGSVAGSIGSCSYSESSDDLEFLNNLDSKFRTLAEVCGYRQTQSLSQADSKVIVSDTEKKTTTELLTVSSSQLTNVVQSNSLDKTFNSPIAQTEPCQGMVIQDPMYYGFNQPIPSNVVRSDDGLGQGVYIINGTPEAEILLIQSNSHTFAPLANGQQGILANNITGDSVMYSQIGPQNSVMISEGLEENLAVIQNLSPTSNLVMMQQQQLDGIGSLQMLKVPVGSVVQGDNKEGISARHRPLSPQPFFPVRSLSGPTFINQTEAGQSFSSVHNSQQFSGNPDIVNMPQIASGMVNKQVLVSIPMSSAPNIISLENGESRHFEGHVSGHNLFVAAPGQYPISMSMGMPNLASMPQVATGQVNNSQLLVNAPDLSDSKILSGEGGECILATGPSFVKGPASGGNLWVAGPGQYPVSMSTGTPNLVSVPQVANGQVNNSQLLVSGPISSVINIASGKGEQSRPLVSGPSNLEGSSQGPLVIGPRALSPVGLPQVASRPLFRTTASRIRTAMAMAPRSKECVTNGHLHI, from the exons aTCCTGAGCACTGGAGACTGCCAGAAAGTGTCACAGAAGCAGCGTCATAAAAGGGAATGGGTCATCCCTTCCAAAAAGATTACAGAAAATGTAGACTACAGCAAAACCCCAATCATTGGAAAG ATACGCTCAGACATGGACGATAAAGTGGCATTACGCTACACGCTAAGGGGTCCAGGAATAAACGAGCCCCCTGTTGGTTGCTTTATGGTAGAAGAGTACAAAGGGTTAGTTCGCATCATACAGCCTCTAGATCGTGAAGAGAGGAGTTACTACACT CTTATTGGCACTGCATGGTATGTTGTTAATGGCTCCATAGCTGAAGATAATATTCAAATAAGTGTCACCGTGGAGGACCAAAATGATAACCCACCAGTTTTCATCAAGCCAGAACGAAGCAGCATTTATGAAGGGAGTCCAGCTG GTACCTTTGTAACACAAGTTGTGGCAACAGATGCAGATGAGCCAAACACTCTTCACACAAAGATAGCATTCAGTATAATCAACCAAGAACCCAAAAACAACAACCATTTCTTTGTTGTTGATAAAGACAGTGGAATAATTTCTCTGAAAAACCCAGCACTTGACAGAGAG GAAAACAGTTTGTATGTTCTTACGATCCAAGCTGCTGACATGTATGGAAATGCTACAGGAAATTCTGCTACAGTTACTATACCCATAGACATCCTGGATGTCAATGACAATGTTCCCACTTTGGAAAAAGATGAG TTTTCAGTAAGCATTGATGAAAATGAGGCACCCATCGAGGTTTTGAGGATCCAGGCAGAGGATATTGATGAAGTACAGACAGACAATTGGTTGGCTGAGTTTGCAATTGTGGCAGGGAACGAAGATGGACATTTCAGTATTGAGACTGATCCAAGGACTAATATGGGCATTTTGTACCTGAACAAG cCTGTTGACTATGAGTCAGCATCTAATCTGGACCTAAGCCTCATTGTTGCAAACAGAGCTCCTCCAGGAGCTCCTCTGGGGAATGGAGCAGGGGCAGGTAGTGAAGCTGGAGCTTCTGGATCTGGTGGTCAATCCGGAGCTGGTGGTCAGTCTGGATCTTCCGGAGCTGGTGGCCAGTCTGGATCTTCTGGAACTGGTGGTCAATCTGGATCTTCTGGAACTGGTGGTCAAACTGGAGCTTCTGGAGCTGGTGGTCAGTCAGGATCTTCTGGAGCTGGTGGTCAACCTGGAGCTTCTGGGGCAGGTTCTCAATTGATGCTTTTTGGAGGAAGCAGTAATCCAGGCTTCAGTCTATCCAAGCTAAAGTCATACTTAGTTAAGGTCAATGTAAAAAACAAACCAGATGCCCCTAAGTTCATACCAAAGGTCAAGCCTATATCTGTATCTGAGAACAACAAAAATTCCATTCCAAGAGTAATTGACACCTACACTGCTACAGAAGAAGACACAGGCAGACCTGCAGAAAATGTGAA ATATGCAAAGGGATATGACCCTGACAACTGGATATCTATTGATGTGGACACAGCTGAGATCAAACTGAACAAGGTTCCAGATCGCGAGTCTCCATTTGTGGTaaatgggacctattatgccaaGATCATCTGCATTACAGATG aACTTTCTGCTAAAACATCTACTGGGACTATAGCCTTGCAGGTGGAGGATCTCAATGATAACTGCCCCATACTCCTTAATAATATGCAGATTGTCTGCAGTCATACCAAAGTAGTGAATGTTACAGCTGAAGATACGGATTCCGATCCCAATGGAGCTCCATTGGAGTTCAGTTTGATACAAGAGAAGACAAAGGGCAAATGGAACTTGCAGAGAATAGACG ATGTAAGTGCTTTACTGCTTGCTGAAGATGACTTATGGCCTGGGTTTTACCAATTAACCATGGAAATCCGAGACAAGCAAGGGCTGGCCTGCCCGACTGAGCAAGTCCTCAATTTAGAGGTTTGCACATGCTCAGAAGGGATGGGTTGTGGTTCAAAAATGTCAGCAGTTCATACTAGTTCATCAGCAAACTTCGGACTGCCAGGGATTGGTTTCCTGGTACTAGGATTTCTCTCCCTTACAT TGATGCTCTTGTTCTTGATAAAATGTGAATGTGGAGGCACTGGAAATAGATTTATTGACATGCCATTTGAAGCCAAGCAACACCTCATCTCCTACAGCACAGAGACAAGAGGAGAAGACAGG GATGTCCCTCTGATGTGTCCCCCACCAAACCTTGATGATAAAGGGGGTAATGAAATGTCCAATGGACATTTAAGAATGGTGTCAGCTATGAACTCTAAAATACCAGTGGATACAATAGATGCATTGAGTTCAAACCAGGCTGTCTATACCAGTTCTAAAATGGAAGGAATTGTGAAAGAGAGTGCATTCAGAGGCTTCTACTATGATACTGATGACGTGGAACAAACTGTGAGCAGGTTTCAAGAACTCGAGGCCTCACTAGGTGCAGTGCTAGAAGATTACTTGATGCAA AAATCCAGGTATATATCAGTGGATGATTCTACAGGAGAAGCAATAACAAGCTATGATTACGAGGGTAAAGGATCTGTTGCTGGTTCCATTGGGAGCTGCAGCTACAGCGAGTCCAGTGATGACCTGGAGTTTTTGAACAACCTGGATTCAAAGTTCAGGACCTTGGCTGAAGTCTGTGGATACAGACAAACTCAATCATTGTCTCAGGCTGATTCAAAAGTTATTGTAAGTGATactgagaaaaaaacaacaacagaattgCTTACAGTTTCTTCTAGTCAATTGACCAATGTTGTCCAATCCAATTCTTTGGACAAAACTTTCAATTCACCAATTGCTCAAACTGAACCTTGTCAGGGGATGGTCATACAGGACCCTATGTACTATGGGTTCAACCAGCCAATACCAAGTAATGTTGTACGGTCAGATGATGGGCTTGGGCAAGGAGTTTACATAATTAATGGCACTCCAGAAGCTGAGATACTTCTGATTCAAAGTAACAGCCACACATTTGCACCATTAGCTAATGGACAACAGGGCATTCTAGCAAACAACATCACTGGTGATTCAGTCATGTATTCACAAATCGGACCTCAGAATTCAGTCATGATTAGTGAGGGTTTAGAAGAAAATCTTGCTGTAATCCAAAACCTGTCCCCAACATCAAACCTTGTAATGATGCAACAGCAACAACTAGATGGTATTGGTTCACTGCAGATGCTAAAAGTACCTGTGGGATCGGTTGTACAAGGAGACAACAAGGAAGGTATTAGTGCGAGGCATCGCCCCTTAAGCCCTCAACCGTTTTTCCCAGTTAGATCTCTGAGTGGACCCACGTTTATAAACCAAACAGAAGCTGGTCAATCATTTTCTTCTGTGCATAACAGCCAACAATTCTCAGGAAACCCTGACATAGTGAATATGCCTCAAATTGCATCTGGTATGGTAAACAAGCAAGTTTTAGTTAGTATCCCTATGTCAAGTGCTCCAAACATTATATCTTTAGAAAATGGTGAGAGTAGACATTTTGAAGGTCATGTGAGTGGACATAATTTGTTTGTTGCAGCACCAGGACAGTATCCGATTTCCATGAGTATGGGGATGCCAAACTTAGCAAGCATGCCTCAAGTTGCAACTGGACAGGTCAATAACAGTCAGCTATTAGTAAATGCTCCAGATCTGAGTGATTCAAAAATTCTATCAGGAGAAGGAGGAGAGTGTATATTGGCTACTGGTCCTTCTTTTGTAAAAGGTCCAGCCAGTGGAGGTAATCTGTGGGTTGCAGGACCAGGACAGTATCCTGTCTCCATGAGCACAGGAACTCCAAACCTAGTGAGTGTGCCTCAAGTTGCTAAtggacaagtaaataacagtcaACTTTTAGTAAGTGGTCCCATCTCTAGTGTTATAAACATTGCATCAGGGAAAGGTGAACAGAGTAGACCTCTGGTTAGTGGTCCATCTAATCTAGAGGGATCAAGTCAGGGTCCACTTGTCATAGGTCCAAGAGCACTTAGTCCAGTGGGATTGCCTCAAGTAGCAAGCAGACCGTTATTCCGCACTACAGCATCCAGAATTAGGACAGCGATGGCCATGGCACCAAGATCCAAAGAATGTGTAACAAATGGACATCTGCATATTTAG
- the zmp:0000001074 gene encoding desmoglein-2.1 isoform X2, producing MLRLLGLALVLFVTLQILSTGDCQKVSQKQRHKREWVIPSKKITENVDYSKTPIIGKIRSDMDDKVALRYTLRGPGINEPPVGCFMVEEYKGLVRIIQPLDREERSYYTLIGTAWYVVNGSIAEDNIQISVTVEDQNDNPPVFIKPERSSIYEGSPAGTFVTQVVATDADEPNTLHTKIAFSIINQEPKNNNHFFVVDKDSGIISLKNPALDREENSLYVLTIQAADMYGNATGNSATVTIPIDILDVNDNVPTLEKDEFSVSIDENEAPIEVLRIQAEDIDEVQTDNWLAEFAIVAGNEDGHFSIETDPRTNMGILYLNKPVDYESASNLDLSLIVANRAPPGAPLGNGAGAGSEAGASGSGGQSGAGGQSGSSGAGGQSGSSGTGGQSGSSGTGGQTGASGAGGQSGSSGAGGQPGASGAGSQLMLFGGSSNPGFSLSKLKSYLVKVNVKNKPDAPKFIPKVKPISVSENNKNSIPRVIDTYTATEEDTGRPAENVKYAKGYDPDNWISIDVDTAEIKLNKVPDRESPFVVNGTYYAKIICITDELSAKTSTGTIALQVEDLNDNCPILLNNMQIVCSHTKVVNVTAEDTDSDPNGAPLEFSLIQEKTKGKWNLQRIDDVSALLLAEDDLWPGFYQLTMEIRDKQGLACPTEQVLNLEVCTCSEGMGCGSKMSAVHTSSSANFGLPGIGFLVLGFLSLTLMLLFLIKCECGGTGNRFIDMPFEAKQHLISYSTETRGEDRDVPLMCPPPNLDDKGGNEMSNGHLRMVSAMNSKIPVDTIDALSSNQAVYTSSKMEGIVKESAFRGFYYDTDDVEQTVSRFQELEASLGAVLEDYLMQKSRYISVDDSTGEAITSYDYEGKGSVAGSIGSCSYSESSDDLEFLNNLDSKFRTLAEVCGYRQTQSLSQADSKVILTPAASQLSIRHSYHKFLQHDLHSSLTLPRPYLRRTMHLPWSLHPSPTPHAIKFYQVH from the exons aTCCTGAGCACTGGAGACTGCCAGAAAGTGTCACAGAAGCAGCGTCATAAAAGGGAATGGGTCATCCCTTCCAAAAAGATTACAGAAAATGTAGACTACAGCAAAACCCCAATCATTGGAAAG ATACGCTCAGACATGGACGATAAAGTGGCATTACGCTACACGCTAAGGGGTCCAGGAATAAACGAGCCCCCTGTTGGTTGCTTTATGGTAGAAGAGTACAAAGGGTTAGTTCGCATCATACAGCCTCTAGATCGTGAAGAGAGGAGTTACTACACT CTTATTGGCACTGCATGGTATGTTGTTAATGGCTCCATAGCTGAAGATAATATTCAAATAAGTGTCACCGTGGAGGACCAAAATGATAACCCACCAGTTTTCATCAAGCCAGAACGAAGCAGCATTTATGAAGGGAGTCCAGCTG GTACCTTTGTAACACAAGTTGTGGCAACAGATGCAGATGAGCCAAACACTCTTCACACAAAGATAGCATTCAGTATAATCAACCAAGAACCCAAAAACAACAACCATTTCTTTGTTGTTGATAAAGACAGTGGAATAATTTCTCTGAAAAACCCAGCACTTGACAGAGAG GAAAACAGTTTGTATGTTCTTACGATCCAAGCTGCTGACATGTATGGAAATGCTACAGGAAATTCTGCTACAGTTACTATACCCATAGACATCCTGGATGTCAATGACAATGTTCCCACTTTGGAAAAAGATGAG TTTTCAGTAAGCATTGATGAAAATGAGGCACCCATCGAGGTTTTGAGGATCCAGGCAGAGGATATTGATGAAGTACAGACAGACAATTGGTTGGCTGAGTTTGCAATTGTGGCAGGGAACGAAGATGGACATTTCAGTATTGAGACTGATCCAAGGACTAATATGGGCATTTTGTACCTGAACAAG cCTGTTGACTATGAGTCAGCATCTAATCTGGACCTAAGCCTCATTGTTGCAAACAGAGCTCCTCCAGGAGCTCCTCTGGGGAATGGAGCAGGGGCAGGTAGTGAAGCTGGAGCTTCTGGATCTGGTGGTCAATCCGGAGCTGGTGGTCAGTCTGGATCTTCCGGAGCTGGTGGCCAGTCTGGATCTTCTGGAACTGGTGGTCAATCTGGATCTTCTGGAACTGGTGGTCAAACTGGAGCTTCTGGAGCTGGTGGTCAGTCAGGATCTTCTGGAGCTGGTGGTCAACCTGGAGCTTCTGGGGCAGGTTCTCAATTGATGCTTTTTGGAGGAAGCAGTAATCCAGGCTTCAGTCTATCCAAGCTAAAGTCATACTTAGTTAAGGTCAATGTAAAAAACAAACCAGATGCCCCTAAGTTCATACCAAAGGTCAAGCCTATATCTGTATCTGAGAACAACAAAAATTCCATTCCAAGAGTAATTGACACCTACACTGCTACAGAAGAAGACACAGGCAGACCTGCAGAAAATGTGAA ATATGCAAAGGGATATGACCCTGACAACTGGATATCTATTGATGTGGACACAGCTGAGATCAAACTGAACAAGGTTCCAGATCGCGAGTCTCCATTTGTGGTaaatgggacctattatgccaaGATCATCTGCATTACAGATG aACTTTCTGCTAAAACATCTACTGGGACTATAGCCTTGCAGGTGGAGGATCTCAATGATAACTGCCCCATACTCCTTAATAATATGCAGATTGTCTGCAGTCATACCAAAGTAGTGAATGTTACAGCTGAAGATACGGATTCCGATCCCAATGGAGCTCCATTGGAGTTCAGTTTGATACAAGAGAAGACAAAGGGCAAATGGAACTTGCAGAGAATAGACG ATGTAAGTGCTTTACTGCTTGCTGAAGATGACTTATGGCCTGGGTTTTACCAATTAACCATGGAAATCCGAGACAAGCAAGGGCTGGCCTGCCCGACTGAGCAAGTCCTCAATTTAGAGGTTTGCACATGCTCAGAAGGGATGGGTTGTGGTTCAAAAATGTCAGCAGTTCATACTAGTTCATCAGCAAACTTCGGACTGCCAGGGATTGGTTTCCTGGTACTAGGATTTCTCTCCCTTACAT TGATGCTCTTGTTCTTGATAAAATGTGAATGTGGAGGCACTGGAAATAGATTTATTGACATGCCATTTGAAGCCAAGCAACACCTCATCTCCTACAGCACAGAGACAAGAGGAGAAGACAGG GATGTCCCTCTGATGTGTCCCCCACCAAACCTTGATGATAAAGGGGGTAATGAAATGTCCAATGGACATTTAAGAATGGTGTCAGCTATGAACTCTAAAATACCAGTGGATACAATAGATGCATTGAGTTCAAACCAGGCTGTCTATACCAGTTCTAAAATGGAAGGAATTGTGAAAGAGAGTGCATTCAGAGGCTTCTACTATGATACTGATGACGTGGAACAAACTGTGAGCAGGTTTCAAGAACTCGAGGCCTCACTAGGTGCAGTGCTAGAAGATTACTTGATGCAA AAATCCAGGTATATATCAGTGGATGATTCTACAGGAGAAGCAATAACAAGCTATGATTACGAGGGTAAAGGATCTGTTGCTGGTTCCATTGGGAGCTGCAGCTACAGCGAGTCCAGTGATGACCTGGAGTTTTTGAACAACCTGGATTCAAAGTTCAGGACCTTGGCTGAAGTCTGTGGATACAGACAAACTCAATCATTGTCTCAGGCTGATTCAAAAGTTATT CTCACTCCAGCAGCATCCCAGCTCAGCATCCGGCACTCCTATCACAAGTTTCTTCAGCACGACCTCCATTCATCCTTAACACTGCCACGCCCCTACCTCCGCCGCACAATGCACTTGCCATGGAGCCTCCACCCATCTCCAACGCCACACGCAATCAAATTCTATCAGGTGCACTGA